In a genomic window of Ipomoea triloba cultivar NCNSP0323 chromosome 3, ASM357664v1:
- the LOC116013840 gene encoding transmembrane and coiled-coil domain-containing protein 4-like isoform X2, translated as MSSSTSSSSILAPTQRYAAAALLGLALYQAQIHQTRPLGVPSDGGEDLTQDRISSGSSSSSDSVAEDPQLWVHQSSSLLRPVFKFLEIDPIAWTGIEETAGHAPANRHVGAFLRLLSEGSGDDSSEALDREITLANSIDAMASSIEKTVDIESEKEKLREYENECREKFSTADSESMPEGEATHVENQQVTETIGKPSSSGHAHMEPISGFDEKPAKDLKVLSYHRKLAVLYELLSACLAAIPEDNKNASTQRRRGYDARYRVALRLLATWFDVKWVKVEAIETMVACSAMALLKAQESKEEAESSKSRWAKWRRGGIIGAAALTGGTLMAITGGLAAPAIAAGFGALAPTLGTLVPVIGASGFAAVATAAGSVVGSVAVAASFGAAGAGLTGTKVARRIGDVDEFEFKTIGENHNKGRLAVEILITGFVIEESDFFRPWEGEYNNLERYALQWESKHLIAVSYAIRNWLTSSIALELMKRGAMMTVLSSILAALAWPATLLALTHFIDSEWTIAVDRSDKAGILLAEVLQKGLQGHRPVTLVGFSLGARVIFKCLEILAASGNNAGLVERVVLLGAPIKIRDVNWEAVRKVVAGRFVNVYSTNDWMLGIVFRASLLTQGLAGIQPVDVPGVENVDVTELIDGHSAYLWTSQEILELLQLDTYYPVFGRASVKR; from the exons ATGTCGTCGTCGACGTCGTCTTCATCGATACTCGCGCCGACTCAGAGGTACGCCGCCGCCGCCCTTCTCGGGTTGGCCCTTTACCAGGCCCAGATCCACCAGACCCGTCCTTTGGGGGTTCCCTCCGATGGCGGCGAAGACCTAACCCAGGATCGCATCAGCAGTggtagcagcagcagcagcgaTTCCGTCGCCGAAGACCCCCAGCTTTGGGTGCACCAGTCATCCTCTCTCCTCCGCCCTGTCTTCAA GTTTCTAGAGATTGATCCTATAGCGTGGACTGGAATTGAGGAAACTGCTGGTCATGCACCAGCCAATCGTCATGTGGGAGCG TTTCTTAGGTTACTCTCTGAGGGAAGCGGGGATGATTCTTCTGAAGCACTGGACAGGGAAATTACTTTGGCAAACAGTATAGATGCTATGGCATCAAGCATAGAGAAAACTGTTGATATTGAATCTGAGAAGGAGAAGCTGCGTGAATATGAGAATGAATGTCGAGAGAAATTCTCAACTGCTGACTCAGAGTCAATGCCTGAAGGGGAAGCTACTCATGTTGAAAATCAACAGGTGACTGAGACCATTGGCAAACCATCTAGCAGTGGACATGCACATATGGAGCCTATTAGTGGGTTTGATGAAAAGCCAGCAAAAGACTTGAAGGTCCTTTCATATCATAGGAAATTGGCAGTTCTGTATGAACTTCTTTCAGCTTGTCTGGCAGCTATACCAGAGGATAATAAAAATGCTTCTACTCAACGAAGAAGGGGCTATGATGCTCGATATCGTGTGGCTTTGCGGTTACTTGCAACTTGGTTTGATGTCAAATGGGTTAAAGTG GAAGCTATTGAGACCATGGTTGCTTGTTCAGCAATGGCTTTATTGAAAGCCCAAGAATCCAAGGAAGAAGCCGAATCTTCTAAAAGCAGATGGGCTAAGTGGAGACGTGGAGGTATAATAGGTGCAGCAGCATTGACAGGAGGAACATTAATGGCGATTACTGGTG GTTTAGCTGCTCCAGCCATTGCTGCCGGGTTTGGTGCTTTAGCTCCAACATTGGGAACTCTTGTTCCTGTAATTGGAGCAAGTGGGTTCGCTGCTGTTGCAACTGCTGCAGGAAGTGTTGTTGGCTCTGTCGCAGTTGCTGCATCATTTGGAG CTGCCGGAGCGGGACTTACAGGGACTAAAGTGGCTCGGAGAATAGGAGATGTTGATGAATTTGAGTTTAAAACAATAGGGGAAAACCATAACAAAGGC CGGCTAGCAGTTGAGATATTAATCACTGGATTTGTTATCGAGGAGAGTGATTTTTTTAGACCTTGGGAAGGCGAATACAATAACTTGGAAAG ATATGCACTGCAGTGGGAGTCTAAGCATCTAATTGCTGTAAGCTATGCAATTAGGAATTGGCTTACTTCAA GTATTGCTCTTGAATTAATGAAGCGAGGTGCCATGATGACAGTATTGAGCTCTATCTTAGCAGCATTGGCTTGGCCAGCAACATTACTTGCTCTTACTCATTTTATTGACAGCGAATGGACTATTGCTGTAGACAG ATCTGATAAGGCTGGAATACTGCTGGCAGAGGTGCTGCAGAAAGGATTGCAAGGGCACAG GCCTGTGACACTAGTTGGTTTTTCACTAGGGGCAAGAGTAATCTTCAAATGTCTTGAGATTTTGGCTGCCAGTGGCAATAATG cTGGACTTGTAGAAAGAGTTGTTCTTCTTGGGGCGCCAATTAAGATTAGAGATGTGAACTGGGAAGCAGTTAGAAAG GTGGTGGCTGGGAGGTTTGTTAATGTCTATTCTACAAATGATTGGATGCTTGGAATTGTCTTTCGTGCTAG TCTCCTCACTCAAGGGCTAGCTGGGATTCAACCGGTTGATGTTCCTGGAGTCGAGAAT GTTGATGTAACAGAACTCATTGATGGTCACTCTGCATATTTGTGGACTAGCCAAGAGATTCTAGAACTGCTTCAGCTGGACACATATTATCCTGTTTTTGGTCGCGCTTCTGTCAAGAGATAA
- the LOC116014136 gene encoding cytochrome P450 84A1-like produces the protein MDSLVQALEGHQSMILYFIVPFLLLFLLSRIRRKPYPPGPKGWPLIGYMNLMEHYSHRGLAKLAEQYGGLVHSRMGSLHMVVVSGPEEARQVLQVQDHVFSNRPASIAISYLTYDRADMAFAHYGPFWRQMRKVCVMKLFSRRRAESWDSVRDEVDQMVRIAATSTGSPVNVGELVFGLTKNIIYRAAFGSNSKEGQDDFITILQEFSKLFGAFNISDFFPWLKWADPQRLNPRLAKARATLDRFIDTIIDDHIQKRKDKSPENSGDNADSDMVDELLAFYSEDAKQNDADDLQNAIKLTRDNIKALIMDVMFGGTETVASAIEWAMAELMKTPDTLKKVQQELATVVGLDRKVEESDFEKLTYFKCCIKETLRLHPPIPLLLHETAAACEVNGYHIPARSRVVINAWAIGRDKKSWEDAESFKPDRFLRDGVADFKGNNFEFIPFGSGRRSCPGMQLGLYGLEMAVAHLLHCFTWELPDGMKPSELNMDDVFGLTAPLANRLVAVPTPRLLCPLY, from the exons ATGGATTCTCTAGTACAAGCTTTAGAGGGTCATCAATCCATGATATTATACTTCATCGTCCCTTTCTTGCTCCTGTTTCTGCTTTCGAGGATTCGCCGGAAACCCTATCCGCCGGGCCCGAAAGGGTGGCCGTTGATTGGGTACATGAACTTGATGGAGCACTATTCGCACCGCGGGCTGGCCAAGCTGGCTGAGCAATACGGCGGTTTGGTACACTCGCGGATGGGCTCACTCCACATGGTTGTGGTTTCGGGCCCAGAGGAGGCCCGTCAAGTCCTTCAAGTACAAGACCACGTGTTTTCCAATCGTCCGGCCAGTATCGCTATAAGTTACTTGACGTACGATCGGGCCGACATGGCTTTCGCCCACTACGGCCCGTTTTGGCGCCAGATGCGGAAGGTTTGCGTCATGAAGCTGTTCAGCCGCAGACGGGCCGAGTCGTGGGACTCGGTCCGGGACGAGGTTGATCAAATGGTCCGCATCGCGGCCACCAGCACCGGGTCGCCCGTGAACGTGGGCGAGCTGGTGTTCGGGctcaccaagaacatcatataccGGGCCGCCTTCGGGTCCAACTCCAAAGAAGGACAAGACGATTTCATTACCATTCTTCAAGAATTCTCGAAGCTCTTTGGCGCCTTCAACATCTCCGACTTTTTCCCTTGGCTCAAATGGGCCGATCCGCAGCGCTTGAACCCGAGGCTCGCTAAGGCCCGGGCTACGCTCGACCGCTTCATCGACACCATCATCGACGATCATATACAAAAGAGAAAGGATAAAAGCCCAGAAAACTCCGGCGATAACGCCGACAGCGATATGGTGGATGAGCTGTTAGCTTTTTACAGTGAGGACGCGAAACAGAATGACGCAGACGACCTCCAGAACGCCATTAAACTCACTAGGGACAATATCAAGGCCCTCATTATG GATGTTATGTTTGGGGGAACAGAAACAGTTGCATCTGCGATAGAGTGGGCCATGGCGGAGTTAATGAAAACGCCGGATACCCTGAAGAAGGTTCAACAGGAGCTAGCCACCGTCGTCGGACTTGACCGGAAAGTGGAAGAATCCGACTTCGAGAAGCTCACGTACTTCAAATGCTGCATTAAGGAAACTCTCCGGCTACACCCACCGATCCCGCTCCTCCTCCACGAGACGGCGGCGGCCTGCGAGGTGAACGGCTACCACATTCCGGCGAGGTCCCGCGTGGTGATCAACGCGTGGGCCATCGGACGCGACAAGAAGTCGTGGGAAGACGCGGAGAGTTTCAAGCCCGACAGGTTCCTGAGGGACGGCGTGGCGGATTTCAAAGGGAACAACTTCGAGTTCATCCCGTTCGGGTCGGGCCGGAGATCCTGCCCGGGAATGCAACTCGGGCTCTACGGCTTGGAAATGGCGGTGGCCCATCTCCTCCACTGTTTCACCTGGGAATTGCCGGACGGAATGAAACCCAGCGAGCTTAACATGGACGACGTCTTTGGACTCACTGCCCCACTCGCCAATCGGCTCGTCGCCGTCCCCACTCCCCGCCTGCTTTGCCCTCTCTACTGA
- the LOC116013840 gene encoding transmembrane and coiled-coil domain-containing protein 4-like isoform X3, translating to MASSIEKTVDIESEKEKLREYENECREKFSTADSESMPEGEATHVENQQVTETIGKPSSSGHAHMEPISGFDEKPAKDLKVLSYHRKLAVLYELLSACLAAIPEDNKNASTQRRRGYDARYRVALRLLATWFDVKWVKVEAIETMVACSAMALLKAQESKEEAESSKSRWAKWRRGGIIGAAALTGGTLMAITGGLAAPAIAAGFGALAPTLGTLVPVIGASGFAAVATAAGSVVGSVAVAASFGAAGAGLTGTKVARRIGDVDEFEFKTIGENHNKGRLAVEILITGFVIEESDFFRPWEGEYNNLERYALQWESKHLIAVSYAIRNWLTSSIALELMKRGAMMTVLSSILAALAWPATLLALTHFIDSEWTIAVDRSSSPMLQYKSKAFSFFLRLSAFLEEIAISFLLYICRSDKAGILLAEVLQKGLQGHRPVTLVGFSLGARVIFKCLEILAASGNNAGLVERVVLLGAPIKIRDVNWEAVRKVVAGRFVNVYSTNDWMLGIVFRASLLTQGLAGIQPVDVPGVENVDVTELIDGHSAYLWTSQEILELLQLDTYYPVFGRASVKR from the exons ATGGCATCAAGCATAGAGAAAACTGTTGATATTGAATCTGAGAAGGAGAAGCTGCGTGAATATGAGAATGAATGTCGAGAGAAATTCTCAACTGCTGACTCAGAGTCAATGCCTGAAGGGGAAGCTACTCATGTTGAAAATCAACAGGTGACTGAGACCATTGGCAAACCATCTAGCAGTGGACATGCACATATGGAGCCTATTAGTGGGTTTGATGAAAAGCCAGCAAAAGACTTGAAGGTCCTTTCATATCATAGGAAATTGGCAGTTCTGTATGAACTTCTTTCAGCTTGTCTGGCAGCTATACCAGAGGATAATAAAAATGCTTCTACTCAACGAAGAAGGGGCTATGATGCTCGATATCGTGTGGCTTTGCGGTTACTTGCAACTTGGTTTGATGTCAAATGGGTTAAAGTG GAAGCTATTGAGACCATGGTTGCTTGTTCAGCAATGGCTTTATTGAAAGCCCAAGAATCCAAGGAAGAAGCCGAATCTTCTAAAAGCAGATGGGCTAAGTGGAGACGTGGAGGTATAATAGGTGCAGCAGCATTGACAGGAGGAACATTAATGGCGATTACTGGTG GTTTAGCTGCTCCAGCCATTGCTGCCGGGTTTGGTGCTTTAGCTCCAACATTGGGAACTCTTGTTCCTGTAATTGGAGCAAGTGGGTTCGCTGCTGTTGCAACTGCTGCAGGAAGTGTTGTTGGCTCTGTCGCAGTTGCTGCATCATTTGGAG CTGCCGGAGCGGGACTTACAGGGACTAAAGTGGCTCGGAGAATAGGAGATGTTGATGAATTTGAGTTTAAAACAATAGGGGAAAACCATAACAAAGGC CGGCTAGCAGTTGAGATATTAATCACTGGATTTGTTATCGAGGAGAGTGATTTTTTTAGACCTTGGGAAGGCGAATACAATAACTTGGAAAG ATATGCACTGCAGTGGGAGTCTAAGCATCTAATTGCTGTAAGCTATGCAATTAGGAATTGGCTTACTTCAA GTATTGCTCTTGAATTAATGAAGCGAGGTGCCATGATGACAGTATTGAGCTCTATCTTAGCAGCATTGGCTTGGCCAGCAACATTACTTGCTCTTACTCATTTTATTGACAGCGAATGGACTATTGCTGTAGACAG AAGTTCTAGTCCTATGCTGCAGTACAAAAGCAAAGCATTCTCTTTCTTTTTACGTCTTTCTGCCTTTCTGGAAGAAATTGCCATCAGTTTCCTCCTGTATATTTGTAGATCTGATAAGGCTGGAATACTGCTGGCAGAGGTGCTGCAGAAAGGATTGCAAGGGCACAG GCCTGTGACACTAGTTGGTTTTTCACTAGGGGCAAGAGTAATCTTCAAATGTCTTGAGATTTTGGCTGCCAGTGGCAATAATG cTGGACTTGTAGAAAGAGTTGTTCTTCTTGGGGCGCCAATTAAGATTAGAGATGTGAACTGGGAAGCAGTTAGAAAG GTGGTGGCTGGGAGGTTTGTTAATGTCTATTCTACAAATGATTGGATGCTTGGAATTGTCTTTCGTGCTAG TCTCCTCACTCAAGGGCTAGCTGGGATTCAACCGGTTGATGTTCCTGGAGTCGAGAAT GTTGATGTAACAGAACTCATTGATGGTCACTCTGCATATTTGTGGACTAGCCAAGAGATTCTAGAACTGCTTCAGCTGGACACATATTATCCTGTTTTTGGTCGCGCTTCTGTCAAGAGATAA
- the LOC116013974 gene encoding cytochrome P450 84A1-like, whose product MGFLVQALEDYESMILFFVFPTLLLFLLSRFLRKPYPPGPKGWPLIGNWNLMDHYSHRGFAKLARQYGGLLHFQMGSVHVVVVSGPEEAREVLQIQDNVFSNRPATIAISYLTYDRADMAFAHYGPFWRQMRKVCVMKLFSRRRAESWDSVRDEVDKMVRAVGASAGSAVNIGELVTGLTRDIVYRAAFGSSSSDGKDQFITILQEFSLLFGAFNIADFFPWLKWADPQGLNARLVKARASLDGFIDNIIENHIQKRKDNKEGIINIGSDTDMVDELLAFYSEEAAVNETEDLQNAIKLNRDNIKAIIMDVMFGGTETVASAIEWAVAELMNSPEDLKRVQEELSSVVGLDRKVEEADLENLTFLKCCLKETLRLHPPIPLLLHETAKACEVNGYHIPARSRVAINAWAIGRDKNSWEEADSFKPERFLKAGVADYKGNNFEFIPFGSGRRSCPGLQLGVYSLEVAVAHLLHCFTWELPDGMKASEMKMEDVFGLTAPLANRLVAVPSARLSCPL is encoded by the exons ATGGGGTTTCTTGTTCAAGCTTTAGAGGATTATGAATCCATGATTTTATTCTTCGTTTTCCCTACGTTGTTGTTGTTTCTTCTTTCTAGGTTTCTCCGAAAACCTTATCCGCCTGGGCCTAAAGGTTGGCCGTTGATCGGCAACTGGAACTTGATGGACCACTATTCACACCGCGGCTTTGCCAAGCTGGCAAGACAGTACGGCGGCTTGCTACACTTCCAGATGGGTTCTGTCCACGTGGTGGTGGTTTCGGGCCCGGAGGAAGCCCGAGAAGTCCTCCAAATACAAGACAACGTATTCTCTAACCGCCCAGCCACCATTGCGATTAGCTATCTCACTTATGATCGGGCTGACATGGCTTTCGCCCACTACGGCCCGTTTTGGCGTCAAATGCGAAAGGTTTGCGTGATGAAGCTGTTCAGCCGTAGGCGGGCCGAATCGTGGGATTCCGTCCGCGACGAGGTTGATAAGATGGTGCGGGCCGTGGGCGCGAGCGCCGGGTCGGCCGTGAACATTGGCGAGCTGGTTACGGGGCTGACCCGAGATATCGTTTACCGGGCCGCTTTTGGGTCGAGCTCCAGTGACGGAAAAGACCAGTTTATAACGATATTGCAAGAGTTTTCATTGCTGTTTGGAGCGTTCAACATCGCAGACTTTTTCCCTTGGCTAAAGTGGGCCGACCCACAGGGCCTAAACGCCAGACTCGTCAAGGCCCGGGCTTCGCTCGATGGTTTCATCGACAACATCATCGAGAATCATATCCAGAAACGTAAGGATAACAAAGAAGGGATAATTAACATTGGATCCGACACGGACATGGTGGATGAGCTGTTGGCTTTTTACAGCGAGGAAGCCGCAGTGAATGAGACAGAAGATTTGCAAAACGCCATTAAGCTAAATAGGGATAACATCAAAGCTATCATAATG GATGTAATGTTTGGGGGAACAGAAACGGTGGCGAGTGCAATTGAATGGGCGGTGGCGGAGCTGATGAATTCGCCGGAAGATCTGAAAAGGGTTCAAGAAGAGCTGAGCAGCGTGGTGGGCCTTGACCGGAAAGTTGAAGAAGCCGACTTGGAAAACCTGACATTCTTGAAATGCTGCCTGAAGGAGACTCTCCGGCTCCACCCACCCATCCCTCTCCTCCTCCACGAGACGGCGAAGGCCTGCGAAGTGAACGGCTACCACATTCCGGCGCGTTCGCGCGTGGCCATCAACGCGTGGGCCATCGGACGCGACAAAAACAGCTGGGAAGAGGCTGACAGTTTCAAGCCCGAGAGATTCCTGAAAGCAGGCGTGGCAGATTACAAGGGGAACAACTTCGAGTTCATTCCATTTGGATCGGGCCGGAGATCCTGCCCGGGCTTGCAACTCGGGGTTTATAGCTTGGAGGTGGCGGTGGCCCATCTTCTTCACTGTTTCACTTGGGAATTACCTGATGGGATGAAAGCAAGCGAGATGAAAATGGAGGACGTGTTTGGACTCACTGCGCCACTGGCCAATCGACTCGTCGCCGTGCCCAGTGCACGCTTGTCCTGCCctctttaa
- the LOC116013840 gene encoding transmembrane and coiled-coil domain-containing protein 4-like isoform X1, which produces MSSSTSSSSILAPTQRYAAAALLGLALYQAQIHQTRPLGVPSDGGEDLTQDRISSGSSSSSDSVAEDPQLWVHQSSSLLRPVFKFLEIDPIAWTGIEETAGHAPANRHVGAFLRLLSEGSGDDSSEALDREITLANSIDAMASSIEKTVDIESEKEKLREYENECREKFSTADSESMPEGEATHVENQQVTETIGKPSSSGHAHMEPISGFDEKPAKDLKVLSYHRKLAVLYELLSACLAAIPEDNKNASTQRRRGYDARYRVALRLLATWFDVKWVKVEAIETMVACSAMALLKAQESKEEAESSKSRWAKWRRGGIIGAAALTGGTLMAITGGLAAPAIAAGFGALAPTLGTLVPVIGASGFAAVATAAGSVVGSVAVAASFGAAGAGLTGTKVARRIGDVDEFEFKTIGENHNKGRLAVEILITGFVIEESDFFRPWEGEYNNLERYALQWESKHLIAVSYAIRNWLTSSIALELMKRGAMMTVLSSILAALAWPATLLALTHFIDSEWTIAVDRSSSPMLQYKSKAFSFFLRLSAFLEEIAISFLLYICRSDKAGILLAEVLQKGLQGHRPVTLVGFSLGARVIFKCLEILAASGNNAGLVERVVLLGAPIKIRDVNWEAVRKVVAGRFVNVYSTNDWMLGIVFRASLLTQGLAGIQPVDVPGVENVDVTELIDGHSAYLWTSQEILELLQLDTYYPVFGRASVKR; this is translated from the exons ATGTCGTCGTCGACGTCGTCTTCATCGATACTCGCGCCGACTCAGAGGTACGCCGCCGCCGCCCTTCTCGGGTTGGCCCTTTACCAGGCCCAGATCCACCAGACCCGTCCTTTGGGGGTTCCCTCCGATGGCGGCGAAGACCTAACCCAGGATCGCATCAGCAGTggtagcagcagcagcagcgaTTCCGTCGCCGAAGACCCCCAGCTTTGGGTGCACCAGTCATCCTCTCTCCTCCGCCCTGTCTTCAA GTTTCTAGAGATTGATCCTATAGCGTGGACTGGAATTGAGGAAACTGCTGGTCATGCACCAGCCAATCGTCATGTGGGAGCG TTTCTTAGGTTACTCTCTGAGGGAAGCGGGGATGATTCTTCTGAAGCACTGGACAGGGAAATTACTTTGGCAAACAGTATAGATGCTATGGCATCAAGCATAGAGAAAACTGTTGATATTGAATCTGAGAAGGAGAAGCTGCGTGAATATGAGAATGAATGTCGAGAGAAATTCTCAACTGCTGACTCAGAGTCAATGCCTGAAGGGGAAGCTACTCATGTTGAAAATCAACAGGTGACTGAGACCATTGGCAAACCATCTAGCAGTGGACATGCACATATGGAGCCTATTAGTGGGTTTGATGAAAAGCCAGCAAAAGACTTGAAGGTCCTTTCATATCATAGGAAATTGGCAGTTCTGTATGAACTTCTTTCAGCTTGTCTGGCAGCTATACCAGAGGATAATAAAAATGCTTCTACTCAACGAAGAAGGGGCTATGATGCTCGATATCGTGTGGCTTTGCGGTTACTTGCAACTTGGTTTGATGTCAAATGGGTTAAAGTG GAAGCTATTGAGACCATGGTTGCTTGTTCAGCAATGGCTTTATTGAAAGCCCAAGAATCCAAGGAAGAAGCCGAATCTTCTAAAAGCAGATGGGCTAAGTGGAGACGTGGAGGTATAATAGGTGCAGCAGCATTGACAGGAGGAACATTAATGGCGATTACTGGTG GTTTAGCTGCTCCAGCCATTGCTGCCGGGTTTGGTGCTTTAGCTCCAACATTGGGAACTCTTGTTCCTGTAATTGGAGCAAGTGGGTTCGCTGCTGTTGCAACTGCTGCAGGAAGTGTTGTTGGCTCTGTCGCAGTTGCTGCATCATTTGGAG CTGCCGGAGCGGGACTTACAGGGACTAAAGTGGCTCGGAGAATAGGAGATGTTGATGAATTTGAGTTTAAAACAATAGGGGAAAACCATAACAAAGGC CGGCTAGCAGTTGAGATATTAATCACTGGATTTGTTATCGAGGAGAGTGATTTTTTTAGACCTTGGGAAGGCGAATACAATAACTTGGAAAG ATATGCACTGCAGTGGGAGTCTAAGCATCTAATTGCTGTAAGCTATGCAATTAGGAATTGGCTTACTTCAA GTATTGCTCTTGAATTAATGAAGCGAGGTGCCATGATGACAGTATTGAGCTCTATCTTAGCAGCATTGGCTTGGCCAGCAACATTACTTGCTCTTACTCATTTTATTGACAGCGAATGGACTATTGCTGTAGACAG AAGTTCTAGTCCTATGCTGCAGTACAAAAGCAAAGCATTCTCTTTCTTTTTACGTCTTTCTGCCTTTCTGGAAGAAATTGCCATCAGTTTCCTCCTGTATATTTGTAGATCTGATAAGGCTGGAATACTGCTGGCAGAGGTGCTGCAGAAAGGATTGCAAGGGCACAG GCCTGTGACACTAGTTGGTTTTTCACTAGGGGCAAGAGTAATCTTCAAATGTCTTGAGATTTTGGCTGCCAGTGGCAATAATG cTGGACTTGTAGAAAGAGTTGTTCTTCTTGGGGCGCCAATTAAGATTAGAGATGTGAACTGGGAAGCAGTTAGAAAG GTGGTGGCTGGGAGGTTTGTTAATGTCTATTCTACAAATGATTGGATGCTTGGAATTGTCTTTCGTGCTAG TCTCCTCACTCAAGGGCTAGCTGGGATTCAACCGGTTGATGTTCCTGGAGTCGAGAAT GTTGATGTAACAGAACTCATTGATGGTCACTCTGCATATTTGTGGACTAGCCAAGAGATTCTAGAACTGCTTCAGCTGGACACATATTATCCTGTTTTTGGTCGCGCTTCTGTCAAGAGATAA
- the LOC116012307 gene encoding protein FMP32, mitochondrial yields the protein MAAYAAKRMGVHLGTRLRGPTRFQCIRNISQQSGSTSNHLFIVDTLALVRRLESQGVPSKEAEALTAALKDVLNDSLEHVANSYVSKTESQKIEMIHETNLSKFKSEVQSSQENHFSLLQRETEKLRTDIEKMRSELRYEIDKVTAGNRLDQNLERGRIRDELAGQCHEISNLDNKLDREIHSLRAQLEAAKYDVVKYCIGTIVSISAVGLAVIRILK from the exons ATGGCCGCATATGCGGCGAAGCGCATGGGTGTGCATTTGGGAACCAGGCTCCGCGGGCCAACCCGATTCCAATGCATCCGGAACATTTCTCAGCAGTCTGGTTCCACCTCCAACCACTTGTTTATCGTCGATACTCTTGCTCTG GTGCGGAGATTGGAATCTCAAGGCGTGCCATCGAAGGAAGCCGAAGCCCTCACGGCTGCTTTGAAGGATGTTTTGAACGATAGCTTGGAACATGTAGCTAATTCCTATGTTTCAAAAACCGAATCGCAGAAA ATTGAGATGATTCATGAAACAAATTTGTCTAAATTCAAATCTGAAGTTCAGAGCTCTCAG GAAAACCACTTCTCTTTGTTGCAACGTGAGACTGAAAAGCTCAGGACTGATATTGAAAAGATGCGCAGTGAATTGAG GTATGAAATCGACAAAGTCACTGCTGGCAATCGGCTGGATCAGAACCTTGAGAGGGG GAGAATCCGGGACGAGTTAGCTGGCCAGTGCCATGAAATTTCCAACCTCGATAACAAACTTGATCGA GAAATTCATTCATTGAGGGCACAGTTGGAGGCAGCAAAATACGATGTTGTAAAGTATTGCATAGGTACTATAGTCTCTATATCCGCTGTTGGTTTGGCCGTAATCCGCATTCTGAAGTGA